A segment of the Ictalurus punctatus breed USDA103 chromosome 24, Coco_2.0, whole genome shotgun sequence genome:
TCCATATAAACAAGCACAATGGAAACTTACTAGCAAATACGCCTAAATAAAAGGCAAGTTTGAATAAAATATGTACTGTAACAGGACATGATTACCTAGATCACATAAGGTAAATATAAAAACGAATAGTTGccatttctgtaacatttatgaCCTACTAGCCTTTCCTACACAAGGCTTGCAACAGATGACAACAACAAATGCTGCACAATGGATGAGGGAAAACATGTTTCAAACAAATGGcacaatatcaatatataatttaatctaATATATATCACAGTTAATATCTATCAGTCTCATTCAGCTTTGTCTACATGACAAATATAAAGCTGCCCTTTGTTTACATGTTCAGAACATTCATGCTCTGTGAGCACTGGGGCAAGGACCACTTCTGAAGGAAGAAAAACTTCCTCTCTTTTAAAAACCCATATAAAAATATGGGCATTTAGATTTGTATTGTTTCTACACTAGAAACAAAATTTTCAGTACATAGTcaattaatgttattattttggtTATAGAGCACTTAGCTTATACAACGGTGAAATTAGTGGTCCAATAAAAACAGACCGTTTATATATCAGGTGACACTCCATATGAAGCATGCAAAATGAGTGGACCTAATTCATTCACAAATGTAAATCAGAAATTATCTGACAAAACATGAGTAGTTAAGGACAGAGACTGAAACCTCTTATAAAACGAATATCAGCTTTCATACAAGTGCTAAAATCCACAAACCATGTTTACTCTGTAGTTATGCAATGCAACTGAAACATGATTCTATATTAAACAGAAGATCCAAAACCTCATCAGAAGATCCATAAAAACTCATCTTCTACTTGAGACATAGATGTCACATTTACGTTACATAAAACACGGGCAAATAAATGTAACatatcatttacacacacacacacacacacacacacacacacacacacacacacacacacacacacacacacacacacacaaggaacaAAACCTGCCAGTGTAATGTCACTTGACTATATGGTGTGATAGTTTATATGATGTGAAATCTGGGACCAGGAGTGGCGATGATGTCGCTGTAAGGCTCGGCCTGTGTCAGGTCCACTGCCTGCTGCTTTTTCAGCACTAGGAAGCTGTAGAACTTGGCTGCTGCCTGCTTCCTGTTGTTGTTCTTGCAAAGGTCTAGCAGGCTGATTGATTCTGCTCCTGTCTTGGCAAGCACCCTCTatacagacagagtgagagtagTCATTTTCATTATAAGGGAAACTTGTATGtaaatgaaggaaaataaacTAGTAATGAAAATGTGACCTTCCATGTTAAACCACTTGACATAACTCACTAGATTTTGATACATTAGAAGGAACAACGTGGTGTCAAATGCACTGTGTGAATATGATGAATTGTCTTCAGTCATTCCCTTTCATTCTCGGTCATTTCAACCACGTCTAAAATTTGGAACAAATTGATTTGAAAatgaaatctttttaaaatacaaatgaaatccATATCAACCACAGAAACCTATTAAACTAATAGTTACAACTTGtaacaaaaagcacaaaagatcaTGTCCTGTTAACTAATTAATATGACCTGATAGTGCCATCATCTGGATTGTTCTGGTATCACAGCTTTCTCatggaaaattaaataaaaatgaaaataattttatagTGTCAGTTTTTATCCTGTACCATTATGACACTCAAAATCTTCAGTTTGATATTTCTACTGTTGCTGTTAATTATACAGAGCCCTCATAACATACCTTGAAAGTGCTGTTAAATTTTGAATTTTGTTTTGAAACAACGGTTTCAGGAGTAGCCTGACTCACTGGCTACCTCACAAACAGTTACATTATCTCACTTCGGATTGACTTCCTTTTCACTTGAGCCTGACAGGGCAAGGAGTTCATCCCTGGTGTTGGTTATGTGTGGATAACAGATAAAACCACACTCTTCTGTAGAATCCACTTTGTCTGCATACATCATCAGGGAAATTAAAATACTAAACTATACTCACTGTTTTGCTaacttccatttttttttgttctgggAAACAGTGAAAAATAACATCTTTAGCTTTAACCTTCTTGGTGCACTCCACAAGCATTCTTCTGTTATGAGGAAAATGTTATTTTCTTCCGCAATCAGTACCACTGAGGTAAGCTCTGTACCAATAATTCTAAGGTGCTAGAATTGGGTGGAGATTTGTAATGACTATGATGTAGTTGCATAATACTTGCTATGCACTACAGTAGCAGTACTCTAAATCACAAAAGTGAATTCTGTGCTACAGAATACAACTTAACATGACCTAAGATATTAAATGCTAATTTATCTGAGAAGGTTCAAATATTCTAATAACACCTTTAGAATTGGGGTCATTTGACAGACAGAGAATGACACAGATTAGACAAACCTGAACCATACCTGCAGGCCATGTAGCATCTGCTGTGTCCTCTTATtccatctcctctcctcctgaTCCAGGTCTCCACCTTGACCCTCCTCCTCCTAATAATAACGGGCATCAAGTCTTTCAATCGAAAATCATTTATGCGCACTGCACAACACAAAATTACTTGAACACACAACTAAcagacaaaggaaaaaaaaaaacttccaataGCACACAGTTAATCTTTGCCTGAGTTGCAGAATAAAATAGCTACCAAATAGACAAGTATAGAAATACATAGGTATAATCTATAGTTTTGAATGtactgaaataatttttttctactGAAACTGGCAAAATTTGAATAAATCAAGTTCCTCagcataaaataataatactcacctcttcttcttcatcatcatcctttTTCTCCTTGCTCTTTTCCCCAAGTAGGTCTAACTCAGGGATGAGCTGGGAAATATTAACTGGCTCTTCTGGAGGGAGCTCTACTTGCTGCACGTTGAGCCGTGTGGACACGATAGAAGAGCGGTCATCCTCCAGCAtctatagacagacagacagacagggagacagacagacagacacacacacaaaaacccaaCAATTAAGGATCAGCCTAACACTTCCACTGCTGATACTGTAACAACACGTACATAACAGTAAgtgaaaagtatttaaaaaatgtacaattccAATCTGGAAATCAAATTGTCATCCCTATAATAGCTGCCAACAACTATTTCATTGAACATCTGAGAAGAAAAAAGTGCGATATTTTCTGAGTAATTAAATAAGGGCAGTCATAGTGAATTCTGAAGTCAGGGACACGCACAGGAAGAGTAGGCTCTGTGTCCTGGACCTTGCGCTTCTGGCCACGGTGGCTGGAGGGAGGAGGCATGACTGACTCGTCCAGAGTGGTACGACTGCCCTCCATGGCAGAGGCCTGCAACACACTGGGCTCCTCAAGGATGGTCTGATCTGAAGTCACACATGTACAAACAGCACAAAATCAAACACTCTACAGAGCCTTAAAGGTGAATTGTACTTGCTTTTAACTATGAGAACGCAAGATGGCAGCCACACGTATACTGAAGTTACATGGAGCATTGCTTTTGCACGCTATGCTTCTGTGTGATGCAATACCAACATAAATAATGTGGGCAGTTTTGCAAAATGTGACACTGTCTGCAACTGGCTAGATTTGAGATTTGACACGCAGCTCATGACAACCATCACGGCGATGCTCTAAACATTACAGTTTGTTTTGGAAACCTGATGGACAGGAATGTTTTGCTTCCAATGTGCCATCTAGTGCATGCTGCTTTTACTTCTTCAGATGTACATAAAGGACACAAGTGAGTGTGTGACAATGctgctcacactcactcacacacacacacacacatatatataatatctgaGTACACTTCTGAGTCAGAAATACACTTGCTAGTGTCTTACCAATTATATCTCTCTGAGACAGAGCCTCCTCTCTAGGcacctctgggttctccagatCTTTGAGAAACTCATCTAGGCTGTCAGCCTCTCCAcctttcctcctcttcctcagttCCTCTGGCACGAGAGGAGTCAGGCACCGTGTGAAcatctacagcaaaaacaataacatacaGGTATTTAATTCATATCTGTGTTACACATTAAATAGTGCTACAGAAAAAGGAAATTGAATAAAATCCACTTCAAAAGCATAGAGAGAGTCTGTGCTCTTAATATTCACAGCCACTGCAGCAATGACAGTTGTGTCTTTGTGACAGTCCAACTTCATCATAAATATTAGCAGTGCTAAAACATTACATAATACCATATGGtacaaagtaaagtaattaaACCCTATGAAAGAAACTGTGCCCACTGTCATTTTCACTATGCTGACTGATGAATTAGTCCTAGCTTTAGCAGCCCTAGAGCTTTCTCCAGGATCATCCTGACCTTAAGGAGCCTGCTATTCCACAGTGGCTGAGCAGGCAAGGAGAAGAGCTTCTCCACCCCTCCTGTCTCCTTCCACATCATCAGCTTCTTAGTCGGGGGAGCCAGGTCCAGAGTGGTGACAATGTCTGAGTAGTCACTCAGCTGAGCCCGGATGGTCTTACTGTCCAGTTCCTTTACACTGTCCACAATcaacttcctctttctcttaGCTTTGGTCTCCTTCACTGAGATATATAATATTGGGAAAGAAATTGTGAGATGAAAATGGTCAGTAAAATACAAAGGTGAATTATATAAAAAGTGAAATATTCAAAATTACTAACAAGTAATAACTACATTTGTAAAAATCATAATAACCacagataaatataaaaacttgTTTTCATTGGTTGATAAATTAGCTGTGTGTACTTCTAATATGTCTCTTTGTTCTGCATGAAAGATGCATGTGACCCTGCTGAACCTGCAGATCTGGGGCTGGTGATaagaatgaaatatatatagaagaatatgtaaatattgatCTTAAGGCCTTTGAGGCCTGCTTTAATCAGGGCATGAACGAAATACACACCATTTTTGTTTCACTTCACATTAAGTAGCTATTTATTAAGTCTGATACTGCTTGAATGGTGAAAAACTGGTTAGTcttaagtataaaaaaaaatagttatgcTTAAGTATTGATTAAGTATTGTCTATGCTTGAAGTCTTGGTTTTGGATATCAGTTTAATAGGCTAGCCTGTAGActtcattcttttttaaaatcaaatgaaaCGATAATCTGTAGTTTATACAACACTATGGTTTTGCCAAACTGACCTGTGATATCGATAGGCTCAAGGGCGAAGGCCTCCTCCTCATTGTGCACCAGTGTGGTCTGCTCTGTCTGGTCTGTCATGGTGGGAAGCTGCTCCACAGGCCCAGAGTCTGGACTGTCTGGACCTCCTGCTGCTGTACACAATTCACCCACATATAATTATTCTTACAACAGAACACCTTAAGCACACTTCTTCTGGAAATACATTTCATATCTCTTACGGGACAGGTTGTCGAAATCATCGTCGTCATCTCCACCATGATCCTGTGGCATCATGACACTTTCGGCAATGGCAGGTGGGTCATCAAAAATGCCACCCCCATCCTCATTACTTAAAAGCTTGTCcactgaaagaagaagaaaaagaaacaaagcacaatttttaattaatcacagacttattattatataatccAATGCATAATAGCAGCTCACACATGGTCCACTTACCCAGCATGCCTCCCTCACTGCTCTCCATTGGGTTGTCTCCAAAGTCGTCTTTGTATTGGTCATACTCCAGGTGGTTGGATTTATCTGTCATCTGACCGCTGGTAGACTCTGGTTCCAGCAGCAGGTTGGAGGCAGAAGCTCCGTGGATGATGTCCACCTCAAACGCACTCTCCTCCCGCATCATCTCTCGATCGTCCATCCCAAAATCAGCTGAggatttaaaatgacagtttcaGGGTTCAACACTTGAATGTTTTACTATTcgcttcttttttgttgttgttgttgttttttcacagCTGtataagctaaaaaaaaaatagaggctgAGCTGAAGACTTTTATCTGTAGTATAGGAAcagcattcaattcaattaattttatttatatatcgcCTTTAACAATAGACGTTGTCAccaagcagttttacagaaatctagatattgatttatatttagatccctaatgatttacgtcaaagcattaacactgaaatcttttttttatcaacCTCTCCTGACAGAAACACTTCGCCAGAAAgtttatatttttgtcattaaaTAGCAATTTCTAAATAAACCTGTTTACATTTAGGCTTCTATGTTGCTACTGTAGAAAATgataatgtttaaaatgagcAGATTAATATACACTcaatgagcactttattaggaacactatagtAATACTGGGTAGCGCCTccatttgctctcaaaacagcctcatggatcccacaagatgttggaaacatttgTTTGAAGTTTTGGTCtgtgaatctcctgttctaccacatcccaaagatgttctaTTGGAtccagatctggtgactgggaaggccacttaagaacactgaactcatagtcatgttcatgaaaccagtttgagacttttgctttgtgacatggtgcattatcatgctggaagtagccatcaGAAGATGGTAAATTTTGGCCAAGAAGGGATTCACATGATctgcaacaatactcaaatagtttgtggcattcaagtgataactgattggtattaacgggcCCAAAGAGTGCCAAGAAAActttccccacaccattacaccacctccaccagcctggactgttgacacaagacAGGTTGAGCCCATCAATTcctgctgttggtgccaaattctgaccctagcatctgtgtgcttcagcagaaatcatgattcatcagaccaggctacgttttccagtcttcaactgtccagtttcggcAAGCCTGTGACCACTGCAGCTTCAGTTTTCTGTTCTGGgatgacagaagtggaacctgatgcggtcttctgctgttgtagcccaatcaacgtgttgtgcattctgagatgcttttccactcaacacaattgtacagagtgattatgtgagttactgtagcctttctgtccgCTCGAAACAGTCTGGCACCAATAATCACACCActgtcaaaatcactgagatcacaattttgttcccattctgatggttgatgaaCATTATCCGAAGCTGCTGGCCTGAATCTGCAtggattttatgcactgcactactgctacatgattggctgattaaataattgtatgaatgaataTGTATACagttgttcctaataaagtgctttgTGAGTGTGTACCAGtaatttgccttgcagctgatGCTATATCATAGTAGACATCAGTAATGTCTTCCAACAAGGTTTGCCCTAAACTGTGTCTCTATTTTCACTAAGATTGAAGTCATTTGGGTGTTCTGAAAGGCAATGCGCTTGTTTTGTCTTGTGATTAATTGGATCCCTTTTCAGAACTGCCaacattgctaacaagaaaaCCCAACCAggcagaaagggaaaaaaaatttttacaacAAAAACCCTGTGTATGCTGGTGGAATGATGATTATATTACTGATATTGATATTTAACTGAAATTTAACCACAATTTGCAGAAATGTTTGGATTTTTAACAAGCAAGTGTATAAActtaatttaaactgcagttaGAATATTAAAGCATGTCCAGTCTACAGTCTGGATCATGTCAGATGTTGCACATAATACATTGATTAACTAGGGTGTAGTCAACATATTAAAAATTCTGTATATGATAGCATACataatgaaacaaataaataaatgaaactgtGACTCACTACACAATCCACCCTGCATTTATTTCCCCCAATTTTTGTTTCCCACTCAGATCCAGACAGACTTTTTTAGTAGCAAGTAGACTAATCATGTGATACTGTCAAGTTGCACACATCAACAATATGTTAGTTCTGACTGGTGCTAGACCACTGTCACACTGGATCTTCACCATGCTATGTTACTTGCGGGAGATTCAAATTTAGGTGACTATGGGCAGGCAGTCTTGATGGCatgtgatttttgtgattttgatgTGATTTTGGAATGCAGGATTAAAGTTTAAACCCTAACTCTTTTTCAGATGTGCACAAAGCAACAGTAGGAAACAAATGTGGCAAAAGTCCAGTGTGACCACTACTTAAGAAGGAGATCCTCCATTTCCCCCCATTTTTTCATACAGAACAAACAGACCATTCTCGCGACTTATCTGCTGGACAGGTTTATTCAAGTTTGGTTTGAAGGCTGCATTagctgaaaaagcagaaatTATAGCACTTTCAAGTGACACCCATATTGCTGTAGAAATTTGTCAAAAATCCCATATGCTACAGTTAAACTGTCTGTTTGCTCCTATTAGGTAAACAAACATCAGCACcatgcacattttaaatttaataaagttttgtcattttaaaaataattatatgcCTGTTAATTTTGTTTCAGAGAAAATCAATTTGTGAATTTTGTATGGCACTTGTTTCGTACTTTACTAATCCATTAGGTGAGTACAAAATGAGTATGAATGAGAATTCCTAGTCAGGACATCACAAACTTCTACTTTCAAGGGTTCCACTTTGCAATGGGAAACAGACACAGGTACTTGACCAGAACACGGATAGTTCTGGATTCAGACTTGCTGATAGAGCGCAAAGCAGATAAGAAAATTAGACTGTGCCTTACCAAAGTCATTTTCTTGCAGTAAATTCAGGTTGCCCACCTCCTCTCGCATAGTGATTTCCTCCACACGAGATTGATTCAGGGTAAACTGCTGGGCAACATCTATATCACTGTAATACACAAAACAGATCAGTTACTGTCACTATACAATAATATTAAACACTTATGGAAATacagtattaaaataaatacaactgaGATGTAGTaatgaactaaaaaaaacactcactcCAGGTCTGGAAGTGGCTGATCAAAGTCATGAAACTCCTCAGGTAAGGTGATGGCATTATAGGCAGCTTCACGGTTCTCCTCAGGCAGATCCACCACACCTATGTCAGACAAAGAGTCACATATAAACTACCTGCATACTCATTTCAGATACCaggaaaatattatataaatgcaATGTATGCCAAAAATGTTATTTGCTCCTGATTAAACTATAGTTTGACTAGCCTATGTTAGAgactattacatttttttaagaaGAGACAGACAACATTTATGTTGTATTGCTAATTTTGTCagatcttttgtttttttcctaaaatAATTTACCTGGACGAAAGGCCATTTTGATCTTAATGAAAGCTTCATTGCAGTCAGCAAGTAGGTACTTGGCTTTTCTGTGGTAGATCCGCACAACACCCAGAAGTAAGTGACCAGATGTGCGCAGAGCCATTTTCACCTAACCCAACAAAgaaacattattaatatttatgaaccATGTATTGCACAGAATATTGCTAGTTAATAATTTGATTAATCTATAGTCATGTTTAAAGcttcatgaaacactaaactacattttttgagattttaacagaggtgttcatatcgcacatcataaaagactATCTTAGcatctgttcattttaattgtaggagaaaactggttaattttgagcttttttccGCTATTTTCGTCTTCCTGGTTTAGAATCTCGTCCTGTCACAAGTCACAGGCAGTGACatggcaatgtactatagtacttcaATGGCGTGACTTCGAGGCTCTGCACTGCTATCTgttgtgtctccatttagccatggggattcaggaggagagaagtcctctggctcatctgcaaactttgtcactatacatatttATTGTGAGTGTTGTGAAggcttaaccccccccccccccccccttcccttcccttcctgACATTCCCTGCCATgcccactccccctcccttctttgcacagccatccatgcccatttaagctgcatttttcaaaaacattgagaggtagacttgagttgaaagagggaggtttcatgaccctttaattGATCTGCCTGATTATACTGTGTTATTACATTGTAATAGTTTCAACATTACCTTTGGCGAGATGATGCTCTCCACACTACTCTCCAAGTTGCACTCAAACACATGTGCCTTGGTCAGCTTCTTGTCCCAGTGGGCCGCCAGCCAGATTTTGGCCAGCGGCCCACGTTTGCTGAGGACAAAGTGGGCGTAGAACATCGTCCCAGCACCTTCTCACAAGTGAGGCGGTGGGGGACGCCAAACCTGCAAGTCAAAAACAGCGTGACGGACAGTTTAGAGACTATGATTTGATTTCATTATCTCAGGAGGATAACAAATATTCATCACAGTATGTATTGAACCTCCGTCTTTTCGATATGTCCAAAAATGTTATCATGATCAATTATTCTATATTGCTTGATCGTGATACAGGGttcgtacagatgcttcataatgaaattccaggacttttaaggacttttcaagcactattATTTGTTTccaaggactatacaagagatgtaattcaaacatattctttatttcctcttttttaataaaaatttaattttatatagcaccttttccCAGGCATGAAGGACTAAATTTCCATTTCCCAGGCattgcttcatcttcaccataatGTGAAGTTGACattatggtgaagatgaagcaatGCCTGGGAAATGGAAATTTAGTCCTTCATGCCTGggaaaaggtgctatataaaattaaatttttattcacattACCAGGTGAGTGTCAGGAGCAGTGTGTCCAAATGTTGCTAGATTATGTCATgtgctaattagcatattcattacatcattgCATCGTATTTTCATTATGCCTAGTGTCCGCCCTTTATAACATTTAACATATAACATCTCctactctctgtgctcacatgCTGTATTTAATACAGctgaattcccaataaagctgttctcatttacgtattttttctgtttctgttgtcagacaacagAACGAGTATGTAATAGTGACTGATACGTGGCGCATTAAGAGACTACATGTTCACTAGCGGTCACTTCCAAGCCatttccaagctgctgctctgcactgctaaaatcctgatttcATAACCACGACGTCATCTGACAAAATCACCATacacataagttaaagacaacAGTGCACTGTGATTCagctatatttacatgtaagATGAACACTCAGACAGACAGTtataagtgaatgaatgtgctgctcttCTCTGCcgctcactgaacagagtagccgcagagagaggtgtgtctctGGGGGGGAAGCAGGACCTCACGCTCACTCTCCTCTACGGAAAGTAGGTAAAATTtttccaaaaagtcgctagatatgtCGCTAGGTGCTTTTTTGAAAAATAGTTGCTAAAGGGGACTGAAAAGTGGACAGGAGCTGTCTCTGttaaaatgagtgagtgaatagtgGTAGGAGAgggaggggctgcagcgggAAATCACATTGAGTGAAAGGGCTGTATCAATGTTCTATCAAAAAATAATTACTgatttaaagttatttagttatttagttcagatttattgactttttataattcaagcactttttaagcaccactagattaaataaaatggacattttcaaggttttccagtacttcaACTTCAaaatgccaaattcaagcacttcaagcaccttgtaagTACCCTGTTCATAATTATCACTATAGACTTTCATAACTCTGTCGCAGTTATTAAAGAATATCATACTAAATAATGCACACTGAATAAATCAAATGTTCATTGCTGtttaaaagcttaaaatgtaaacattttatatcagaATATAATATACATCCACACaatatttactgtaataaataaataaataaataaataaataaatataaatatatatatatatatatatatatatatatatatatatatatatatatatatatatatatatatatatat
Coding sequences within it:
- the rad21b gene encoding RAD21 cohesin complex component b isoform X2, which produces MFYAHFVLSKRGPLAKIWLAAHWDKKLTKAHVFECNLESSVESIISPKVKMALRTSGHLLLGVVRIYHRKAKYLLADCNEAFIKIKMAFRPGVVDLPEENREAAYNAITLPEEFHDFDQPLPDLDDIDVAQQFTLNQSRVEEITMREEVGNLNLLQENDFADFGMDDREMMREESAFEVDIIHGASASNLLLEPESTSGQMTDKSNHLEYDQYKDDFGDNPMESSEGGMLVDKLLSNEDGGGIFDDPPAIAESVMMPQDHGGDDDDDFDNLSPGGPDSPDSGPVEQLPTMTDQTEQTTLVHNEEEAFALEPIDITVKETKAKRKRKLIVDSVKELDSKTIRAQLSDYSDIVTTLDLAPPTKKLMMWKETGGVEKLFSLPAQPLWNSRLLKMFTRCLTPLVPEELRKRRKGGEADSLDEFLKDLENPEVPREEALSQRDIIDQTILEEPSVLQASAMEGSRTTLDESVMPPPSSHRGQKRKVQDTEPTLPMLEDDRSSIVSTRLNVQQVELPPEEPVNISQLIPELDLLGEKSKEKKDDDEEEEEEEGQGGDLDQEERRWNKRTQQMLHGLQRVLAKTGAESISLLDLCKNNNRKQAAAKFYSFLVLKKQQAVDLTQAEPYSDIIATPGPRFHII
- the rad21b gene encoding RAD21 cohesin complex component b isoform X1, whose amino-acid sequence is MFYAHFVLSKRGPLAKIWLAAHWDKKLTKAHVFECNLESSVESIISPKVKMALRTSGHLLLGVVRIYHRKAKYLLADCNEAFIKIKMAFRPGVVDLPEENREAAYNAITLPEEFHDFDQPLPDLDDIDVAQQFTLNQSRVEEITMREEVGNLNLLQENDFADFGMDDREMMREESAFEVDIIHGASASNLLLEPESTSGQMTDKSNHLEYDQYKDDFGDNPMESSEGGMLVDKLLSNEDGGGIFDDPPAIAESVMMPQDHGGDDDDDFDNLSPAGGPDSPDSGPVEQLPTMTDQTEQTTLVHNEEEAFALEPIDITVKETKAKRKRKLIVDSVKELDSKTIRAQLSDYSDIVTTLDLAPPTKKLMMWKETGGVEKLFSLPAQPLWNSRLLKMFTRCLTPLVPEELRKRRKGGEADSLDEFLKDLENPEVPREEALSQRDIIDQTILEEPSVLQASAMEGSRTTLDESVMPPPSSHRGQKRKVQDTEPTLPMLEDDRSSIVSTRLNVQQVELPPEEPVNISQLIPELDLLGEKSKEKKDDDEEEEEEEGQGGDLDQEERRWNKRTQQMLHGLQRVLAKTGAESISLLDLCKNNNRKQAAAKFYSFLVLKKQQAVDLTQAEPYSDIIATPGPRFHII